The region GATAGGCCTTCTTGTTGAAGAAGTTCTCCAGCACGGTTCCCGGCTCATGCCAGCCGGGGTAGTAGTAATACTTGGCCACTTTGTAGAAGCCCATGATGTAGTCGTGCAGGGGGCCCACCCACTCGGTGGCGTCGATGACGCCGCGCTCCAGGTTGGTGAATATCTCGCCGCCGGGGGTCAGCACCACGGTGCCGCCGGCCTTGGCCAGCACCTTGCCGCCCAGGCCGGGGATGCGCATCTTCAGGCCCTTGAAGTCGTCGATGGAGTTGATCTTCTTGTTGAACCAGCCGCCCATCTGCACGCCGGTGTTGCCGGCGGGCCGGGGGATCAGGTTAAAGGGAGCGTAGACCTCTTCCCACAGCTTCAGGCCGTCGCCGCCCCAGAACCAGGCAGCCATGCCCACCGCGTTGAGGCCGAAGGGCACCGCCGCGAACCACTGGGTGGCCGGGGCCTTGCCGGCCCAGTAGTAGGCCGCGCCGCTGCCGGCCTGCACCGTGCCGTTGCTCACCGCCTCGAAGGAACCGAAGGCCGGAACCAGCTCGCCGGCCGCGTAGACCTTGATATCGAACTGACCGCCGGACATCTCCTTGATGCGCTTGGCGAAGCGCACCGCGCCGGTCTGCAGGTAGGGAAGGTTTGGCGGCCAAGTGGTGACCATCTTCCACTTGATCTTCTTCTTGGCCAGCACGGCGGGAGCGCTGATCGTGGTGGCCGCCGCCGCCGCGGCCGCGCCCACGCCCGCTTTCTTCAGAAAATCTCTGCGTTTCATATCATCTCCTCCTGGGGTTAATGCCCTGGCAAAGCCTATGTAACCGCGTCACGCCCGCTTCGAG is a window of Desulfarculaceae bacterium DNA encoding:
- a CDS encoding TRAP transporter substrate-binding protein, which produces MKRRDFLKKAGVGAAAAAAATTISAPAVLAKKKIKWKMVTTWPPNLPYLQTGAVRFAKRIKEMSGGQFDIKVYAAGELVPAFGSFEAVSNGTVQAGSGAAYYWAGKAPATQWFAAVPFGLNAVGMAAWFWGGDGLKLWEEVYAPFNLIPRPAGNTGVQMGGWFNKKINSIDDFKGLKMRIPGLGGKVLAKAGGTVVLTPGGEIFTNLERGVIDATEWVGPLHDYIMGFYKVAKYYYYPGWHEPGTVLENFFNKKAYQALPKEFQLMIDMACAETYNWMLAGFNADNGAALEKLITKHHVNLVQFPADVMAQLRKLAQETLDEIAAKDKQAGKVHAAFKKFQKQVGVWGEVSEKAYYDVIAEKFSLKG